TGTTTTCAGGACTACTACTTCTCATTTTTGACCAGCTTTTGCGTCTATTGTACCTATTACCAGTCTTTTCTCACAGTCCTTTTATACACTCACCCCTTTCCCATACTAAGCCAAATCACTTTTTCAGTGACAACTAATTAGGAAAGAGAGATCGACTTTGTAACGAAGGCATGCATGGCCCTACTTCATTCTAGAAAACGCGCCAATTTCACCTGTTTGATCGGAGAGTGAAAGCAAGCCATTTTCGAGATTAAAGTCAAAATCTTTGGGTAAGATATTTTTTCCAAAAGTTAGAGTAACTGTGTCAGCATCTTTGAAATTCCACTTCCCTTTGACCTCATTAAAATAGAAAGTCCCATCTTTCTCAAAAGTTATTTTCTTAGCTGCGAGGCGCACTTTGTCGGATGTAGGTTCCCAACTCCCATGGATAGTATTTTGTTCCGAACTGCAGGAAGCCTTAAAAAGCAATACTATTACCAGGCATACCCGCAAGAATAAGCCTGTCACACGACTTTCTAGAAAATTTTCTAAGAGCTGCATAAACGAAAAGGCTTAGTCTGCCATGCTGCAAACGTGTGTCATTTATGTTACGATTACGTGACAAAGTCAAAGAAATTGTGAGATCTAGAATCATAGTTAGTTAAATAGAGCGTGTTTATAACTGGCTTAGCTTTAGAAAAAGCCTGATTTGTCGATATTTAAAAGTCGTTACTTTAATTATAAAGAATGAATAAAAAGCGCGCAGATAATCTAAAATACTGGCATCTAGGCTGGCTCCAATACTTCTTTGTCGCATGCTTGATTATTGACCAAAATCACAGCGCAACAATAGCAGCACCGCCTGCAGTCAAATTGGCTTATTATCCCCTATACCCTCGCGAACAACTTTTAAATGGAGATGTTGGAAATGTCAAAGTTCTGGTCCTTGTAGACAAAAAGGGCAGAGTTTCTGATGCTAAAGTTGAAGTCTCCAGCCACCCAGCATTTGCTAACGCAGCACTCAGGGCAATAAGGAATTGGAGATTTGAGCCATTTGTTGTAGATGGTGTTGCTCGCTCGGTGAAAGTAAGACAACCATTTAGATTTGTGCAATCGGTAGATTCATTTTTTGCGCTAGAGCCACTAAAAAGGTATAAGAAATCCAGTGAGCTATTTCCTGTAGAGGCATATAAGCCCGCTTACCCTAGGGCTTTTAACTCCTATAACTCAAAAGATTATTGTGATGTAATCATTACAATGAATGAGCTTGGTAAGGTTGTTAGAACAGAGATTGAGCAAGTTACGCACCCTGTATTCATAAAGCCATCAATTGAGGCAGCAAAGCTATGGAAATTTACTCCCTTCACCCGTTGGGACAATTTTGAGAGGATGAAGGGTTATACAGCAGACTTTATTAACGAGAGCTACGGTAGAATCAAAATGAGGTTGACCTTTCTTTATGGAATACAACTAGGTGAAGAGTTAGAGATGGTTCAAGAGAAGATACTGAAGTCGTCTAATAAGCAATATGCTAACAAGTAGCTCAGTTTGTACAAGTCTCTTAGGTTCTAGGGAACGGAGTAAAATCTGTTATTTCATGCCGAAATAAAGGGGATGCTTTACTTTATAGCGCTTCCACTTCTTTACCTTAACCCTCCGGTTAGCGCGGTCTGTCGACAAAAACTTGCCCTGGCTCCGACTATCGCCCTCGGCTTCGCTTGGTTTTTTATGCAGTAGCAATCCCAAAATGCTTAACATAACGCTTCTAAAATAATTAAACAGTCGAGGTTGTCAAGTATATGGTAATACTAAAAATATATGGTATTTCGAAATCAGATAAATCTTTTAACTCGAGCTACGACATAAAAATTTAAAGATTTGCATAAGATCTTGGATCCAAAAAACTTAGACCTTGTAGTTCCAAAAAATCCGATGCTTTTATTAAGCCAAGAGTTGTTTATCGTCTATCAAGAATCTCTAGAAATGCGTTACTTGTAACTCTTTTTAGTTAAATTTGAGGAGGGGTGCTTAATTTATCGATCTTTAAGTCTCTACTGCATCGCTCGGGTTGAAGGTCGATAAGGGGAAGAAGTGATAGTTCAAATGTACATGACCAAAGATGTGCAAACGGTTTCTCCCGAAACATCGATGCATGAAGCAATCGCTAAGATGGTCAGACATAAAATTAGGCGACTGGTCGTTTTGAGTACAGAGGGTCGAATTATTGGAATAGTAAGCGAAGGGGATATTGCTAAAAACTACCCAAGCAATGTAAACCCTTTTTCAGCAGCTGGACCTGAAAGCATTCCGGGTGCAAAAGACGTTAGAGGAATTTTATCTAAAAATGTCATCACCATCTCTCAGAATCAGCCGTTAGAAGAAGCTGCCAAAGTAATGGCTGATTACCATGTTGGCGGTTTACCCGTCGAGCACGACAATAAGCTAGTGGGAATTATAACAGAGTCTGATATCTTCAGGGCTTTCGTAAGAATATTGTCTAGTGAAGAGGGGACAGCTCGCATCACTTTTGGTTTAAGTGAAAATGAAAATATTTTATCTTTCCTCATCGAGTTAGTAAAAAAGCATAATGTCAAGCTGCTAAGCTTCCTAAACTACCAGAGTCAAGGTCGAAATTTTGGAGTAGCCAAGATATCAGGCCGACAAATACAGGGATTCGTTGATGAGCTTTGGGACTCTGGACACTCAGTTGAGAATGTCCTGCGAAAGTAGTCTTCTCTGAAAGTGTGAGTCAACCTTCAAACTATTAAAATATTTTTTAGTTTAAGTCAGTTTAAGGATCCGCAATCACACTTCTCTTGGTTTCACTATGCAACACATGGTATAATCAGATATTGGTCCTTTTATCCTGACCCAAGACATTCCCTTAAGAAGATCTTATCATCTTGTAGGCCGACAGGTAACATGAAAGTCTTCATTCTTTCATATTACTTGACTCCTGATTTTTACAATCGGTGCTATGCTAAGTTTAGACCTGCCAGTATCTACTGCCATGATTGGAAATAAAACTTAAGCAACAATATGACTTTAACTCGAATGAGGCTCTAGAGATTGAAAGATCTGTGCAAGATCTTGGCCTTAAAAAACATAGAGTCTCTTAGAAATATCACCTTTTGAACCCATATCGCACTTTTATCTGGATTGGCACTTCGCGCTTCTTCGCTTGCTGGTAAGAGCTGCGTTCAGACGATACGATGTTACATCTTCAGAGACTCTCTTTTTCTTGCGGCTCAAGCTTCTATGCACATCGTTCAACTTCTATGAGATCCTGGCTTAATCACCATCTATGATATCTCCGAGCCCACCTAATACGGATCCCTCACCTTTACGTTGCCCTCCTTTTGAGGGAGCGTGAGCAATAATACGGTCACACATTCTTGAGAAAGGCAAACTTTGTAAATAAACTCTCCCAACGCCACGAAGGGTTGCTAAGAATAAACCTTCTCCACCAAAGAACATGGATTTGAGATTGCCGGCTCGCTCTATGGAGTAGTCAATCCCTTCTGTAAAAGCGACAATACAGCCAGTATCTATCCGTAATGTTTCGTTATTTAGGTCCTTGGAAATTACTGAGCCGCCAGCATGGATAAATGCCATGCCATCGCCTTGTAATTTTTGTAGAATAAAGCCCTCTCCGCCAAAAAAGCCTGCGCCTAATCTCTTGTTAAAAGCGATACTAATTTTGGTTCCTTTAGCTGCGCATAAAAATGCGTCTTTTTGGCAAAGTAACGAGCCGTAATGTTGTTCTAAGTTGATAGGTATAATTTGACCAGGAAATGGGGCAGCAAAAGCTACTCTAGATTTATCAGAATGATGGTTTGTGAAATGTGTCATAAAGATGGATTCACCAGTCAGGGCTCGTTTACCAATGCTTAAGAGCTTCCCCATCATTCCTTCATTCGGATCAGAGCCGTCTCCCATCTTAGCTTCAAAGACGATGCCTT
The nucleotide sequence above comes from Verrucomicrobiota bacterium. Encoded proteins:
- a CDS encoding energy transducer TonB, yielding MNKKRADNLKYWHLGWLQYFFVACLIIDQNHSATIAAPPAVKLAYYPLYPREQLLNGDVGNVKVLVLVDKKGRVSDAKVEVSSHPAFANAALRAIRNWRFEPFVVDGVARSVKVRQPFRFVQSVDSFFALEPLKRYKKSSELFPVEAYKPAYPRAFNSYNSKDYCDVIITMNELGKVVRTEIEQVTHPVFIKPSIEAAKLWKFTPFTRWDNFERMKGYTADFINESYGRIKMRLTFLYGIQLGEELEMVQEKILKSSNKQYANK
- a CDS encoding CBS domain-containing protein, producing the protein MIVQMYMTKDVQTVSPETSMHEAIAKMVRHKIRRLVVLSTEGRIIGIVSEGDIAKNYPSNVNPFSAAGPESIPGAKDVRGILSKNVITISQNQPLEEAAKVMADYHVGGLPVEHDNKLVGIITESDIFRAFVRILSSEEGTARITFGLSENENILSFLIELVKKHNVKLLSFLNYQSQGRNFGVAKISGRQIQGFVDELWDSGHSVENVLRK
- a CDS encoding TIGR00266 family protein translates to MQCDEIDFEIFGNDMQIVEVELDPNETVVAEAGAMNYMEQGIVFEAKMGDGSDPNEGMMGKLLSIGKRALTGESIFMTHFTNHHSDKSRVAFAAPFPGQIIPINLEQHYGSLLCQKDAFLCAAKGTKISIAFNKRLGAGFFGGEGFILQKLQGDGMAFIHAGGSVISKDLNNETLRIDTGCIVAFTEGIDYSIERAGNLKSMFFGGEGLFLATLRGVGRVYLQSLPFSRMCDRIIAHAPSKGGQRKGEGSVLGGLGDIIDGD